The genomic window GGTAACTTGCAATCAGAAGGTGGTGAAAGACACTTCGCCCAGTTAGCGCAAGAGTGCCAAGCTTTAGAAATTCCTCAGAATGCAGCGCGAGTTGGCTTTGTCGCGGAAAATCTGCAAGAAGCCTGCAAGTTTATGCAAACTAGCATTGGCTTACTGAAGCAGAAAGGTACAGCAACTAATTGGGAGCATCCCCAAGGGATTTACTACCGTGCATCCGGGATGGAATTAGGCGGGAAAGTTGTATCGTTGTTCTCCGGTCAAGGTTCTCAATACCTGGAAATGGGTAGAGAACTGGTGATGAACTTCCCCACCTTGCGCCGTCTATTCGGTTACATGGATGGGTTGTTGCTGAAAGATAACTTGCATTCCCTTTCGGAAATTGTTTTCCCCCATCCTGTGTTTGATGAGTCCGAGAAAAATGCTCAAGTTGCTGCATTGCAACGCACAGAATATGCACAACCAGCGATTGGGGCATTTAGTGCAGGTTTATATTCTATTCTTAAACAAGCTGGGTTTAAATCTGACTTTGTAGCTGGACACAGCTTTGGCGAAATCACCGCTTTATGGGCTGCGGGCGTATTGAGTGACCAAGATTATATGTACCTAGTTAAATCTAGGGGTCAAGCAATGGCTGCACCCAAAGACCCTGACCATGATGCAGGGACAATGCTGGCGGTGAAGGAAGACATCAGTAAAGTTGAAGCGATTCTCAAGAATTACCCACGGGTAACGATCGCTAATTACAATTCTCCCACCCAGTTTGTCTTAGCAGGGCCAACCACCGAAATTGCTAAAGTCCGTCAGGCTTTACAAGAACAAGGTTGTGCAGCCGTACCATTACCAGTATCCGCCGCTTTCCACACCTCCTTGATTGCTTTCGCTCAAAAGTCATTTGCGATCGCTACCAAAGCAGTAAAATTTAATGAGCCAAAAATCCCTGTATTCACCAACGTTACAGGTAAGCAATATCCCAAAGACCCCCAAGCAATTCAAAAAATCCTGGAAACTCACCTAGCTAACTCGGTGCTGTTCAAACAGGAAATTGAAAATATCTACGCGGCTGGTGGTTCTTGCTTCGTGGAATTTGGACCGAAGAGAATTTTAACTAACCTAGTCAAAGATATTTTAGGCGATCGCCCCCATATTACCGTCTCATTGAACCCCAGCACCCAGAAAAATAGCGATCGCTCTCTGCGGGAAGCAGTAGTGCAAATGCGGGTAATGGGTATGCAGTTGAAAAACCTCGACCCATACCAAACCCAGCCTACCCTACCCCCAGCCGACAAAAAGAAAACTCTGAGTGTGCCGTTAAGAGGTATCAATTATGTGTCCGAAAAAACCAAAAACGCCTTCATCCAAGCGTTGAATGATGGACACAAAGTTTCCTTCCCTGCTGTACCTACAGTTAATGTCCCCGCTACCCCAGTAGAAGAAACACCCGCCATCTCTGCACCTGCGGTAACAATGACACCAGCAATGTTTGCCCCAGTCAAAGAGACTAACGGTAACGGACGCACGCCCAAAATTGCCAATCAGTCTACTATCACCACCAAAGCACAACCTCAAATGAACTCTGCGATCCTTGCACCTCAACTAGCTGAAGAGAAGAAGATGCAAACACCAGAAAAACTGGAAAACTTCCAGCGAGTGCTAACAAGCCTAGAGTACCTCATGACTCAGTTCCAGCAAAACCAAACTGAGAACCTGCAAGTACATGGTACTTACCTCAACCATCAGATGGAATACACCAAAGCGTTCTTCCAACTGATGCAACAGCAAAATGCTTTGTTTGCTAACGCTAAGACCTCCCAAGAAGCTGCTCAACTCAAGCTAGTAGTGATGGAAAGCTTGGAACGCAGCATGATGCAGTTTCATTCCCAACAAGGTGAAACCCTCCGCATCCATGAAAAATATCTTCAGGAACAGCTAGCATACGCCCAAAATTTCTTTGACCTAATTCAGCAACAATATTCTCTGGTACTTTCCAGTGGGGTGACTGCACCAGCCAGCGAGACACCAGTACAAGAAGTTCCCGCTTTCAGCATCGACACACCAGTTGTTGAAGCACCTGCACCTGTAGCCAAAGTAGAACCCCAGCCTCAGCCTGTAGTTGAGCCTATAGCAAAACCTGAATTCACCATTGCTGACGCGCCTGCACCCGCAGCTTGGCAAATGCAGCCTGTAGTTGAAACACCCGTTGCTGCACCTGCGCCTGTAGTTGAAGTTAGCATCCCCGCAGTTAAAGAAGTTGAAGTTACTCCTACACCTGCACCTGTAGCTGCTCCCGCCCTAAATTTAGCTGAGTTAGGTAACAACCTCTTAACGATTATTAGCGATAAAACCGGCTACCCAGTGGAAATGCTGGAAGTGGAAATGGATATGGAGGCTGACTTAGGTATTGACTCCATCAAGCGGGTAGAAATCTTAGGCGGATTACAAGAAATGTATCCTGACCTACCCAAACCCAACTTAGAAGAACTGGCAGAAAAACGCACCATCGGTCAAATTATCGAGTTTCTGCAAGTAATGGCTGGTAGTAGCCAACCTGTAGAAGTTGCACCATCACCAGTAGAACAAGTTGTAGAAATACCTGCACCCGCACCAGTCGTTGCTCCCCCTGCACCTGAACTAGTAGCTGTTGTAGAAACCATTGTAGAAACGGAAACCGTAGCCGACACATCAGATTACGCAGACATAGCCCAAACCCTGCTCAACATCACCAGTGAGAAGACAGGCTACCCAGTCGAAATGCTGGAACTAGAGATGGACATGGAAGCCGACTTAGGGATTGACTCCATCAAACGGGTAGAAATCTTAGGCGGATTACAAGAAGTATATCCCAACCTGCCCCAACCCAACCTCGAAGACTTAGGCGACCTCCGCACCATCGGTCAAATTGTTGACTACCTCCAGAAACTGGTGGGAGGTGAAAAAAAAAAGTCTCAGTCTGAGCTTAACTGGCAAGCAGTCCAAATAATCGACGGTGTTCAACGTCGTCCAGCCAAGCTCAAATACCTACCAGCACCCGATAGTTTAGAGTTCACATTGCCAGAGGGACACATCTGTTTAATTACTGATGATGGCTCTCTGACTACCTCCCAAGTAGCGCAAACCTTAACAGAAAGCGGCTGGAAAGTGGTAGTTTTGAGCTTCCCCCAATCGATAGTTCCCCAGCGTTCGCCCTTACCCGCAGGTGTGCATCAAGTCACCCTTGCAGATATGAGTGAAGAACTACTCCAAGGAAAATTATCGGCGATCGCAACTAACTACGGCACGATTGGGGCTTTCATTCACCTCCACCCAGGATTTCAGGTAGATAAAACCGGGACAATACCTTTTATCCCAGAAGAAAAGGCGATCGTCAAACACGTCTTCTTCATGGCGAAACACCTGAAAAAATCCTTGACAGAAGCCGGAAGTTATGAGCGTAGTTGTTTCTTCACCGTGACTCGGTTAGATGGAAGCTTTGGATTAGAGCATAATGTTAATTTTGGTGCGATCGGTGCTGGTTTATTCGGTTTAGTTAAAACCCTGAGATGGGAATGGCCGAATGTATTTACTAGAGGAATTGACCTCAGCCCCAGTTTAGATCCGCAAATGTCAGCACAAAATATTATTGCCGAACTGCACGACTCTAATCTTTACATCGGTGAGGTTGCTTACGGTTCTCAAGGACGGGTTACTTTGATTAGTTCTTTCGAGTAGTTATATAGACTTTTTTTTCCTCGCGCAAAGGCGCAAAGTCGCTAAGAAGCTCGCAAATGTTCTGGGGTTGTTAAACAGAATCTGAAGATAATTAACACCTTTGCACCTTTGCGCCTTTGCGCGAAACAATCTTTTTTCCTCACTCTCTCCAAAATTAATATGACTACACTCACCCAGGTTCGTTCTTCATCGGTTTTTGTTGTAAGTGGTGGTGCTAAGGGTATTACAGCGCAATGTGTAACTAAGTTAGCGCAGCACCAGCCTTGTCAGTTAATTCTCCTTGGGCGATCGCAAGTTTTAGAAGGTGAGCCGGATTTTGCTCAGGATTGTTTTGAAGAGGCTGTATTAAAAAAACGCATTATGCAGCATCTGCTGACTCAAGGGGAGAAGCCTACACCCATGAGTGTGCAGAAAGTATATAACAAAATTGTTTCTAGCCGGGAAATTAAAGCAACCTTGGCGGCGATTCAAGAAACAGGTTCGCAGGTTGAATATTTGAGCGTTGATGTGACTAATGTGACGGAGTTACAGCAAAAGTTAGCGGCTGTGGCTGAACGGGTGGGCAAAATTACAGGTATTATTCACGGTGCGGGAAATTTAGCTGATAAATTAATTGAGAAGAAGACAGACCAAGATTTTGAGAAGGTTTACACCGCTAAGGTGCAAGGTTTAGAAAATCTGCTGTCTTGTGTGGATGCAAAACAACTAGAGCATTTAGTGTTGTTTTCCTCCGTGGCGGGATTTTATGGGAACATGGGGCAATCAGATTATGCGATCGCTAATGAAATTCTCAACAAGTCAGCCCATTTAATCAAACAATACAATCCCGATTGTCACGTTGTCGCTATCAACTGGGGCGGATGGGATAGTGGTATGGTGACACCAGAACTCAAAAAAGCCTTTGCAGAACGGGGAATTGAGATTATCCCTGTGGATGCGGGTACACAAATGCTAGTCAACGAACTTCACCCCAGCCATCGTGATTCTACACAAGTAGTCATTGGTAGCCCCATCACCCCCCCACCCAGAAATCTAGACCCCCAACTCCGCAGCTATCGCATCCGTCGCCGCATGACAGTAGATGCAAATCCCTTTTTGCTAGATCATGTGATTGCTGGTATTCCTGTACTACCAGCCACCTGTGCCATGTCCTGGATGATTCATGCTTGCGAAGAATGTTATCCAGGTTATCGTTATTTAACTTGCAAAGAGTTCAAAGTTCTCAAGGGTATTACCTTCAATGACACCCTAGCTAAAGAATATATTTTAGAAATTCAAGAAGTCGCCAAAGATGGTTCTGAATCTATCGAATTTAAGACCACAATTCTGAGTAAAAACCCCCAAGGTAAAACCTTCTATCATTTCTGTGCCAACATTACAATAGTACGGCAATTACCAGCAGCACCGATTTACGAAAACATGGATCTTACCGAAGATAATATCATTACCAAAACAGGTAAAGATTTTTATCAAAACGGAGATTCATCCCTATTTCATGGTGCAGCATTTCAACAAATTACCAGAGTTATCAACATTAGCCAAGATAAAATTACCACCGAATGTTTCTGGTCAGAAATATCACTAGAAGCCCAAGGACAATTCCCCGTCAAATGGCATAATCCCTACACCACCGACCTAAGCACCCAACCCTTATGGATATGGTTAAGCCATCTTCACCAAGAAGTTTGCTTACCCGGAAAACTAACATATTCAGAACAATTTAGAGCCATTCCTTGCAACGAACCCTTCTACGTTTCTTGTGACATTATCCACAAAACAACAACAGGTGTAACAGCCAACTACATCCTCCATGATAGAGAAGGAAAAATATATTCCCGCATCCTAGGAGCAAAAGCAGTAATTGCTCCCATGAACCTACACAAACCCAAGTAGACGGTACTAGGCTTCCAACTCCCGTAAATCCAACTCCTAAAATCTCTTCTTCTTTCTCCGTGTCTCCGTGTCTCTGTGGTTTCAAAATTCTTTATCTAACCACAAAGACACAGAGAACACAGAGGGAAGAAATTCAACAAAGCATTAAATCCTATCCAGTTCGGGGAATCAAGTAAATCCAAATAATTCTTAATTACGAATTACGAATTAATAACCTTACCCAAACGAGGATATAAACAGTGGAAAAAATCGCCATTATCGGATTATCATGCCTCTTTCCCGATGCTAACAATCCCGATCAATTTTGGCAGAATCTTAACGAGCAGAAAGATTCCACATCATCAATTACCGTCGAAGAAATGGGTTTAGATCCCACAATATTTTACGACCCAGCAAAAGGAAAGCCGGAAAAATTTTATTTCCTCAAAGGTGGATTTATCCGCAATTTTAAATTTGATGCCGGTGAATACAATCTGCCATCAGAATATGTGGAAAGCTTAGATAACACCTTCAAATGGTCACTATATGCAGCAAAACAAGCAATTGTGCATAGTGGTTATTGGGGAAATCAAGAAGTTCTTGCTAAATGTGGAGTAATTTTAGGAACTCTTTCCTTCCCCACAAAACATTCTAATCAACTTATCGCCCCAATTTATCACCAAACAATTGAGCCAGCAGTAGCAGAACTTTTACAAGACAAAGATTTCCATCTAGCGGCGATCCCTACAGCCACTAAAGCCGCTACAGAAAACGCCATGATTTCCGGTTTACCTGCTGCATTAGTCGCCAAAGCCTTCTCACTTTCCGGTACTCACTTCTGTATAGATGCAGCTTGTTCTTCCGCCTTCTATGCCATTAAGTTAGCATCTTATTACTTACAATCACACAAAGCTGATGTGATGTTATCTGGAGCTATCAGTTGCTCAGACCCTTTATTTTTAAGAATGCTATTTTCCGGCATCCAAGGCTATCCAGAAAACGGTGTTAGCTCACCTCTAGATAAAACATCAAGAGGCTTAGTTACATCCGAAGGTATTGGAATGGTCATGCTGAAACGGTACAGTGATGCTGTTAGAGACGGTGATAAAATCCTAGCGACAATTTGCGGTAATGGTCTTTCTAACGATGGTAAAGGAAAGCATTTACTAAGTCCTAATACAAAAGGACAAGTTCTAGCCTTTGAAAGAGCCTATCAAGAAGCCGAACTTAACCCCAAAGCTATTGATTATATGGAGTGTCACGCTACCGGCACATTACTAGGAGACACCACCGAATTTAAATCAATAGAAACCTTCTTTGGAAAACACCAAGCAGCACCTTTAGTTGGTTCAGCCAAAGCCAATGTCGGTCACTTATTAGTAGCCGCCGGTATGGTGAGTTTAACCAAAGCAATCTACAGCCTAAATCATGATGTAATTCCCCCCACCATCAACATCAATGATCCTATTAGTTCAGAAAATAACATCATTTCGCCCCAAAACATCGTGCGGACTCCCACACCTTGGCCGCAAAACAACCCAACCAAACACATAGCATTAAGTGCCTTTGGTTTCGGTGGTACAAACTCCCATTTGATTCTAAAAAAAGAAGAAACCTTATAGTAAATTTGCGTTCTTCTTTGCGCCTTTGCGCCTTTGCGCGAACCTCTAAATAATATTTTCAGCAACGCCAAAGTATTTATGCAAAAGGCCTAAAGCCCATAAATTCAACATTGATAGGCTAGTAAAGTGATGTTTGAACAAGAAAATAACAACACAGGCAAAATCGCTATTGTCGGCATGGATGCCTTCTTCGGTGAGTGCAATAGCCTAGATGCCTTTGAACGCAGTATCTACGACGGTAAACAGCATTTCATCCCCCTACCGCCGAAGAGATGGTACGGCATAGAAACACAACAAGAACTACTACAAAAGTACGGATTACTAGAAGGTAAAGCCCCCGTAGGCGCATATATCAAAGAATTTGATATTGATACCCTCGCTTATAAGATTCCTCCCAACGAAGTCGAAAAACTCAACCCCCAACAACTACTATTACTCACCGTCGCCGATCGCGCCCTCAAAGATGCGAAGATTCCAGAAGGGAGCAATGTAGCCGTCATTATCGCCACAGAAACAGAGTTATCTGTCCATCAATTACAACAACGCTGGGATTCGTCTTGGCAAGTTAAAGACGGTCTGAACGCCGCAGAAATTACCTTACCACCAGAAAAAATTGCCCAACTAGAAACCATCGTTAAAGATAGCGTTCACCATCAAGTAGATATTGGTGAGTATTTAAGCTACATCGGTAACATTACAGCCAATCGGATTTCCTCGTTGTGGAATTTTACAGGGCCTTCCTTCACTCTCACGGCTGTAGAAACTTCTGCATTCAAGGCTTTGGAAGTGGCGCAAATGCTACTAATGACAGAAGAAGTTGATGCTGTAGTTGTTGGTGCGGTGGATTTAGCTGGTGGTGTTGAGAACGTATTATTACGTAGTCAATCAGAAAAGATAAATACTGGTACTAATACTCTTAGCTATGATCAAAAAGCCAACGGCTGGACACCAGGAGAAGGTGCGGGTGTAGTTGTTCTCAAACGTCATGAGCAAGCATTAGAAAATGGCGATCGCATTTATGCTGTAATTGATGCCATTAGTATTGGTCAATCCCACTCAAATATAGATGAAGGTTGTCAAAAAGCCCTAAAAACCGCTCTTATCCAACCCGAACAAGTAAACTATGTAGAAGTTTGCGCCAGTGGGATTCCCCAGGAAGACGAAGCGGAAATTGCAGGTTTAACCAAAGCTTACCCATCGGTAGGGAATGGCTTGCACTGTGCAATTGGGAGTGTGAAAGCCAATATCGGACATACCTTTGTAGCTTCCGGGATTGCTAGTTTAATTAAAACGGCTCTGTGTCTGTATTACAGATACATCCCAGCCACTCCTAACTGGTCTGGGGTGAAGACTCCCGAAGCCTTTGAAGGTAGTCCTTTCTATGTGGCGACAGAATCTAGACCTTGGTTTCTCAGCAAGAACGCCCCACGACGCATCGCCGCAATTAATGGGATTGGTTCTGATGGTAGTTACGCTCATGTGATTTTGTCGGAAGAAGTCAAAGAACAAGAGCGTCCTCATCGGTATTTACAGCAAGCACCCTTTTATCTATTCCCCGTGGTGGCGGATGACCGTGCTAGCTTGATGTCGGCTTTAGATAGCTTGCAAAAAAGTATCAAAGAGAGTGATTCTCTATCTGAGAGTGCTAGCCAAGCCTTTAACGCCTATCAGCAGCAATCCCAAGCACAGTACGCCATATCGATTACTGGACGGAATAAGAAAGAACTCCTCCGAGAAATCGAATCAGCGCGGAAAGGGATTAATGGGGCTTTTGACAGGGGGATAGATTGGCAAACACCTGTAGGTAGTTACTTTACAGCCAATCCCCTGGGTAAAAAAGGTGAAGTAGCTTATGTGTATCCGGCGGCGGTAAATTCTTATGTCGGGATTGGTCGTAATCTTTTCCGACTCTTTCCCAAACTGCACGATAACCCCTTTGTGCAGAGTATTTACAAACGTGCGGCTGATGTGGAAAGACTTGTGTTTCCCCGTAGCTTGAGCAAATTTACCACCAGAGAATTAGAGAAGCTAGAGAAAAAATTGCTAGAAGACTCTCTAGCGATGTTTGAAGCAGAAATGTTCTTTACCAGACTCATCACCACAGTCATACGGGATGATTTTCAAGTCCAACCCAAATATGTGTTTGGCTATAGCTTGGGTGAAACCAGCATGATGGTTGCTCAAGGGGTGTGGAGTAATTTCTATGAAGGTAGTAGTTCCTTCAACTCATCAGCCTTATTTGGCGATCGCTTATCTGGCCCCAAAAATGCGGTGCGTGAGTATTGGGGATTACCAAAATCTACCACGGCTTTAGGGGATAATCTGTGGGGTAATTATGTGCTGATGGCTAGTCCTGTGCAAGTGCGGGATGCGATCAGAAATGAAACCCGTGTTTATCTGACACAGATTAATACCCCAGAAGAAGTATTAATTGCAGGTGAACCAGCAGCTTGTCAAAGGGTGATTAAAACTATCGGCTGTAATGCTTTCCCTGCGCCCTTCGATCATGTGATTCATTGTCAAACCATGCGATCGGAGTTTGATGAATTGGTAAAATTAAATACTTTGCCAAGTCAGGAAATTCCCGGCGTTGTATTTTATTCGGCTGCCGAGTATCAGACTATCACATTAGAGAGTGGGGTAATTGCGCGTAGTATTGCCACAGGCCTGTCTCAAGAACTTGATTTCCCCAAATTAGTTAACCGCATCTACGAAGACGGGACGAAAATCTTTATCGAAGCTGGTGCGGGTAGTGTCTGTTCTCGTTGGATAGATAAAATCCTCGAAGACCAAGAACACATCACCGTATCCCTGAATCGTCGCGGGATGGATGATCATAGTTCGATTGTCAAAGCGTTAGGAAAACTCCTGAGTCATCGGGTGAATTTAGACTTATCACCACTATATAGTCCAGTCACAGCCACCACCAAATCAAATAAAACCATGCTGCGGACTATCACACTGGGTGGTGAGTCAATTACTGAGAAAATCTTGACTGAAGAAAATCGTCAACTCTTCCAAGCTATAGCTGAAAAACGACAGCCAAAACAACCACTATTTAGTGATTCTCTAGGTATAAATTCGCTGAATTTTCTCCAGTCTATTACTAATAGTGAAAGTCCTGCTGTACCCATACCTAAACCCTCAGTTAAGCCAAAAGAAGATTCCATGAAAAATATCATGGAACACGATTTGAAAACTGAAGAACAAGTACAATCTTCTGAGTCAACTACTTCTGACTCTGCAACGCCTCAAAGAGACTTTTATTCACCTGTCACCGACGACGAATTCACCACCATCATCAATATGTTGGAATTAAACAGAGTTCAGTATCAAAAGCTGAACGCAAACAACGCACGCATAACTAAAAATCACACAGATTTCTTAAAAGCCAGACAAGATTTTAGTAAGCAACTGAGTGAAATCATTCAATTACAAATGGTCTGCGCCGAAGATTTATTGAATGAATAAGCTAAGTAATCAAAGTTCGTAGTAAGGACTTTAGTCCTTCTTCTTTAAGGACTGAAGTCCTTACTACAAACCAGACTGGAATTAATTGCATATCGTGCGAGGGAACGACTGTGACGACTGTGGATACGATTATAAATAAACATGATAATGGTCTGGGCTTTTCTAGCCATACCTACAATCACAATCTAGTCTGGAAAGGTTCTTTAGATTGTGTAGCTTTTGAACGAACAGATATCAAAACTAAATTACTGGCTTTAGATAAACCTTGTTACGTTGTCAAAGTCGCAGGTAAAGTTGGCGTAACTAATGATGGTTATTTAGCACCATCTGAACATGGCGTATTAGGACAATTAGAGCTATTAACATCAATTGCACCCATCCCCAGCCAACAGTTAGGCGACCCTAGTTTTCTCTCAGCTTACGGCGTGAAATATGCCTATATGACTGGAGCAATGGCTGGCGGTCTTGCGTCAGTAGCAATGGTCATTGCATTAGGTAGAAATAAAATTTTGAGTTCTTTTGGTGCAGGTGGTTTAACACCCGATACCATAGAAGCAGCCATTAATAAAATTCAGCAAGCCTTACCTCATAGCCCCTACGCATTCAATTTAATTCACAGTCCTAATGATATGGCAGTCGAACGCCGGGCTGTGGATTTATATTTGAGATATGGGGTGAAAGTTGTTGAAGCTTCGGCATTTTTAGACTTAACTCCTAACATCGTTTATTACCGAGTTGCGGGACTAAGTTTAAATGATGCGAATCAAATTGAAATCAAAAATAAAGTCATTGCGAAAATTTCTCGCCGCG from Nostoc sp. UHCC 0870 includes these protein-coding regions:
- a CDS encoding beta-ketoacyl [acyl carrier protein] synthase domain-containing protein, with translation MEKIAIIGLSCLFPDANNPDQFWQNLNEQKDSTSSITVEEMGLDPTIFYDPAKGKPEKFYFLKGGFIRNFKFDAGEYNLPSEYVESLDNTFKWSLYAAKQAIVHSGYWGNQEVLAKCGVILGTLSFPTKHSNQLIAPIYHQTIEPAVAELLQDKDFHLAAIPTATKAATENAMISGLPAALVAKAFSLSGTHFCIDAACSSAFYAIKLASYYLQSHKADVMLSGAISCSDPLFLRMLFSGIQGYPENGVSSPLDKTSRGLVTSEGIGMVMLKRYSDAVRDGDKILATICGNGLSNDGKGKHLLSPNTKGQVLAFERAYQEAELNPKAIDYMECHATGTLLGDTTEFKSIETFFGKHQAAPLVGSAKANVGHLLVAAGMVSLTKAIYSLNHDVIPPTININDPISSENNIISPQNIVRTPTPWPQNNPTKHIALSAFGFGGTNSHLILKKEETL
- a CDS encoding SDR family NAD(P)-dependent oxidoreductase, yielding MTTLTQVRSSSVFVVSGGAKGITAQCVTKLAQHQPCQLILLGRSQVLEGEPDFAQDCFEEAVLKKRIMQHLLTQGEKPTPMSVQKVYNKIVSSREIKATLAAIQETGSQVEYLSVDVTNVTELQQKLAAVAERVGKITGIIHGAGNLADKLIEKKTDQDFEKVYTAKVQGLENLLSCVDAKQLEHLVLFSSVAGFYGNMGQSDYAIANEILNKSAHLIKQYNPDCHVVAINWGGWDSGMVTPELKKAFAERGIEIIPVDAGTQMLVNELHPSHRDSTQVVIGSPITPPPRNLDPQLRSYRIRRRMTVDANPFLLDHVIAGIPVLPATCAMSWMIHACEECYPGYRYLTCKEFKVLKGITFNDTLAKEYILEIQEVAKDGSESIEFKTTILSKNPQGKTFYHFCANITIVRQLPAAPIYENMDLTEDNIITKTGKDFYQNGDSSLFHGAAFQQITRVINISQDKITTECFWSEISLEAQGQFPVKWHNPYTTDLSTQPLWIWLSHLHQEVCLPGKLTYSEQFRAIPCNEPFYVSCDIIHKTTTGVTANYILHDREGKIYSRILGAKAVIAPMNLHKPK
- a CDS encoding PfaB family protein, with the translated sequence MFEQENNNTGKIAIVGMDAFFGECNSLDAFERSIYDGKQHFIPLPPKRWYGIETQQELLQKYGLLEGKAPVGAYIKEFDIDTLAYKIPPNEVEKLNPQQLLLLTVADRALKDAKIPEGSNVAVIIATETELSVHQLQQRWDSSWQVKDGLNAAEITLPPEKIAQLETIVKDSVHHQVDIGEYLSYIGNITANRISSLWNFTGPSFTLTAVETSAFKALEVAQMLLMTEEVDAVVVGAVDLAGGVENVLLRSQSEKINTGTNTLSYDQKANGWTPGEGAGVVVLKRHEQALENGDRIYAVIDAISIGQSHSNIDEGCQKALKTALIQPEQVNYVEVCASGIPQEDEAEIAGLTKAYPSVGNGLHCAIGSVKANIGHTFVASGIASLIKTALCLYYRYIPATPNWSGVKTPEAFEGSPFYVATESRPWFLSKNAPRRIAAINGIGSDGSYAHVILSEEVKEQERPHRYLQQAPFYLFPVVADDRASLMSALDSLQKSIKESDSLSESASQAFNAYQQQSQAQYAISITGRNKKELLREIESARKGINGAFDRGIDWQTPVGSYFTANPLGKKGEVAYVYPAAVNSYVGIGRNLFRLFPKLHDNPFVQSIYKRAADVERLVFPRSLSKFTTRELEKLEKKLLEDSLAMFEAEMFFTRLITTVIRDDFQVQPKYVFGYSLGETSMMVAQGVWSNFYEGSSSFNSSALFGDRLSGPKNAVREYWGLPKSTTALGDNLWGNYVLMASPVQVRDAIRNETRVYLTQINTPEEVLIAGEPAACQRVIKTIGCNAFPAPFDHVIHCQTMRSEFDELVKLNTLPSQEIPGVVFYSAAEYQTITLESGVIARSIATGLSQELDFPKLVNRIYEDGTKIFIEAGAGSVCSRWIDKILEDQEHITVSLNRRGMDDHSSIVKALGKLLSHRVNLDLSPLYSPVTATTKSNKTMLRTITLGGESITEKILTEENRQLFQAIAEKRQPKQPLFSDSLGINSLNFLQSITNSESPAVPIPKPSVKPKEDSMKNIMEHDLKTEEQVQSSESTTSDSATPQRDFYSPVTDDEFTTIINMLELNRVQYQKLNANNARITKNHTDFLKARQDFSKQLSEIIQLQMVCAEDLLNE
- a CDS encoding type I polyketide synthase — its product is MSANSIDTALAELETQINNCEKALLRCIEEKKMNSEKPMSINKINRQLQQNPIAIIGMASLVPQARNLREYWQNIINKTDCITDVPSTHWSVEDYYDPNPRTPEDKTYCKRGGFIPEVDFNPMEFGIPPSILEVTDVSQLLSLVVAKEAMEDAGYGESREFNRELVGVILGVAMAKQLGMPLSARLEYPIWKKVLKSSGLSDEDTDKIVEKIKSAYIKWDENAFPGMLANVVAGRIANRLNFGGMNCVVDAACASSFGALKMAISELVEHRADMMLTGGVDTDNTIMAYISFSKTPAVSPSEKVKPFDAKSDGMMLGEGVCMLVLKRLEDATRDNDKIYAVIKGIGTSSDGRYKSIYAPRKEGQVNALRRAYEDAGFSPATVGLIEAHGTGTMAGDPTEFGSLRDFFSKHDNKKQHIALGSVKSQVGHTKAAAGAVSLVKTALALHHKILPPTINITEPNPKLNINDSSFYLNTETRPWIRAEGEAPRRAGVSSFGFGGTNYHVVLEEYESEQNRPYRLHSTPREILLFAANPGELLKKCEEVLGNLQSEGGERHFAQLAQECQALEIPQNAARVGFVAENLQEACKFMQTSIGLLKQKGTATNWEHPQGIYYRASGMELGGKVVSLFSGQGSQYLEMGRELVMNFPTLRRLFGYMDGLLLKDNLHSLSEIVFPHPVFDESEKNAQVAALQRTEYAQPAIGAFSAGLYSILKQAGFKSDFVAGHSFGEITALWAAGVLSDQDYMYLVKSRGQAMAAPKDPDHDAGTMLAVKEDISKVEAILKNYPRVTIANYNSPTQFVLAGPTTEIAKVRQALQEQGCAAVPLPVSAAFHTSLIAFAQKSFAIATKAVKFNEPKIPVFTNVTGKQYPKDPQAIQKILETHLANSVLFKQEIENIYAAGGSCFVEFGPKRILTNLVKDILGDRPHITVSLNPSTQKNSDRSLREAVVQMRVMGMQLKNLDPYQTQPTLPPADKKKTLSVPLRGINYVSEKTKNAFIQALNDGHKVSFPAVPTVNVPATPVEETPAISAPAVTMTPAMFAPVKETNGNGRTPKIANQSTITTKAQPQMNSAILAPQLAEEKKMQTPEKLENFQRVLTSLEYLMTQFQQNQTENLQVHGTYLNHQMEYTKAFFQLMQQQNALFANAKTSQEAAQLKLVVMESLERSMMQFHSQQGETLRIHEKYLQEQLAYAQNFFDLIQQQYSLVLSSGVTAPASETPVQEVPAFSIDTPVVEAPAPVAKVEPQPQPVVEPIAKPEFTIADAPAPAAWQMQPVVETPVAAPAPVVEVSIPAVKEVEVTPTPAPVAAPALNLAELGNNLLTIISDKTGYPVEMLEVEMDMEADLGIDSIKRVEILGGLQEMYPDLPKPNLEELAEKRTIGQIIEFLQVMAGSSQPVEVAPSPVEQVVEIPAPAPVVAPPAPELVAVVETIVETETVADTSDYADIAQTLLNITSEKTGYPVEMLELEMDMEADLGIDSIKRVEILGGLQEVYPNLPQPNLEDLGDLRTIGQIVDYLQKLVGGEKKKSQSELNWQAVQIIDGVQRRPAKLKYLPAPDSLEFTLPEGHICLITDDGSLTTSQVAQTLTESGWKVVVLSFPQSIVPQRSPLPAGVHQVTLADMSEELLQGKLSAIATNYGTIGAFIHLHPGFQVDKTGTIPFIPEEKAIVKHVFFMAKHLKKSLTEAGSYERSCFFTVTRLDGSFGLEHNVNFGAIGAGLFGLVKTLRWEWPNVFTRGIDLSPSLDPQMSAQNIIAELHDSNLYIGEVAYGSQGRVTLISSFE